Proteins encoded by one window of Portunus trituberculatus isolate SZX2019 chromosome 27, ASM1759143v1, whole genome shotgun sequence:
- the LOC123509734 gene encoding glycine-rich cell wall structural protein 1.0-like, translating into MTSLLSFACLLLVPLASGDTGVSYSAPTVSFGGGSGGGGGGFGGGVSSTYSAPSIGFSSGGGFGGLGGSGGHGGSGGGYGGSSGGGLGGHGGSGGGFGGLGGHGGSGGGYGGSSGGSFGGLGSHGGSGGGYGGSSGGSFGGLGGHGGSGGGYGGSSGGGFGGRGGSGGYGGSSGGGYGTATGYSVFNLGHGVTGGRGGGRGSGSGGYGGGLGGGLGGGAGGGAGGGYGGSHGSGFGGGLGGGSGSGGYGSSHGSGIGGGAGGGRLRWWTRRWTGWRNRWRRWWWLRRRTRWQQHRRRHRRRHRRRHWWRIWRWTRWWTRRRLPWTWRR; encoded by the exons Atg acgtccctcctctccttcgcgtgtctcctcctcgtccccctgGCTTCTGGGGACACGGGCGTTTCCTACTCTGCCCCGACTGTCTcctttggtggtggtagtggtggcggcggcggcgggtttGGGGGCGGTGTTAGCAGCACCTACTCCGCTCCCAGCATTGGCttcagcagcggcggcggctttGGAGGTCTTGGTGGCTCCGGCGGTCACGGTGGCTCCGGCGGCGGCTATGGCGGCTCCAGCGGCGGCGGTTTAGGTGGTCATGGTGGCTCCGGCGGCGGCTTCGGTGGCTTAGGTGGTCATGGTGGCTCCGGCGGCGGTTATGGCGGCTCCAGCGGCGGCAGTTTCGGTGGCTTAGGTAGTCATGGTGGCTCCGGCGGCGGTTATGGCGGCTCCAGCGGCGGCAGTTTCGGTGGCTTAGGTGGTCATGGTGGCTCTGGCGGCGGCTACGGCGGCTCCAGCGGTGGCGGATTTGGCGGTCGCGGTGGCTCCGGCGGCTATGGTGGCTCCAGCGGCGGTGGCTACGGGACTGCTACCGGCTACAGTGTGTTCAACCTGGGACACGGTGTGACGGGCGGTCGCGGGGGCGGCCGTGGTAGCGGCAGCGGTGGTTATGGTGGCGGCCTGGGCGGCGGTCTCGGAGGCGGCGCCGGtggcggcgctggtggtggaTACGGCGGCAGCCACGGCAGCGGGTTCGGCGGTGGTctcggtggcggcagcggcagcggcggctaTGGCAGTAGTCATGGCAGCGGAATTGGcggcggtgctggtggcggGCGGCTACGGTGGTGGACTCGGCGGTGGACTGGGTGGCGGAATCGGTGGAGGCGTTGGTGGTGGCTACGGCGGAGGACTCGGTGGCAGCAGCATCGGCGGCGGCATCGGCGGCGGCATCGGCGGCGGCATTGGTGGCGGATATGGCGGTGGACTCGGTGGTGGACTCGGCGGCGGCTCCCATGGACTTGGCGGCGGTAG
- the LOC123509733 gene encoding glycine-rich cell wall structural protein 1-like: MKLLWLCMVAAPVLAVGPGGRNLGGVTTAGLGGFQTHGTGANLGFGGVQTAAGGSTIGVGGLTSGLNAGTKGLGGNLAGLQGSGLLTGQNVAVGGHTGLGGLAGGQIGLGGLAGGQIGLGGLAGGQSGFGGLAGGQTGFGGFAGGQEGLGGLAGGQTGFGGLAGGQTGFGGFAGGQEGLGGLAGGQTGFGGLAGGQKGLGGLAGGQTSLSHVSGGQTGLGHISGGQTGLGHISGGQTGIGGLAGGHGVSLGGQTGLSGLAGEQTGFTGFGGGQETILGGSGLTGLNAGHGAGQGVIAGQGTSLSGGLGHGFIGQQGVGLVGGKGTLGTGPVVAPVSGLSAGNAGFLGGSGVSVTGLGTGIAGSSGGLVTQGNVGLTQSQTLGAAHGFVTGHSGFTGTQGVGSGVVTVTGGQTGLVGGQNIGLIGGQDVRFRTNPGLTLVSHKNIGDDDIHNVGLGRKKKIDITVVREDFGGGHILDDGHHGKGDIAITLVKDGHVVGDVLDGRKNTDITVSKGGFAGGRGVSLLSGRKHFIHNGDDLDHRGHSLHGGRGVTIIRSKDGLGAFDNLRGLEVGGRDVSIVRGKGLHRGSLEVVRGGFRKGLRSRVVPAKGVRVTSSLGSRHGLTQVHPNSGRSTISFNLGHGGRRSHKVGKGAILLH, translated from the exons ATG AAGTTGCTGTGGCTGTGCATGGTGGCCGCTCCGGTGCTGGCGGTTGGGCCTGGCGGTAGAAACCTGGGCGGGGTCACTACTGCTGGCCTAGGAGGATTCCAGACACACGGGACAGGGGCAAACCTTGGCTTTGGTGGGGTTCAAACTGCTGCAGGAGGATCAACGATTGGAGTCGGAGGACTGACAAGCGGCCTTAATGCAGGAACGAAAGGCCTTGGTGGCAACCTCGCTGGGCTGCAAGGCTCAGGCCTCCTCACAGGGCAAAATGTAGCTGTTGGAGGACACACAGGCCTTGGTGGTCTCGCTGGAGGACAGATAGGCCTTGGTGGTCTCGCTGGAGGACAGATAGGCCTTGGTGGTCTCGCTGGAGGACAGTCAGGCTTTGGTGGTCTCGCTGGAGGACAGACAGGCTTTGGTGGTTTCGCTGGAGGACAGGAAGGCCTTGGTGGTCTCGCTGGAGGACAGACAGGCTTTGGTGGTCTCGCTGGAGGACAGACAGGCTTTGGTGGTTTCGCTGGAGGACAGGAAGGCCTTGGTGGTCTCGCTGGAGGACAAACAGGCTTTGGTGGTCTCGCTGGAGGACAGAAAGGCCTTGGTGGTCTCGCTGGAGGACAGACAAGTCTTAGCCATGTTAGCGGAGGACAGACAGGTCTTGGCCATATCTCCGGAGGACAGACAGGTCTTGGCCATATCTCCGGAGGACAGACAGGCATTGGTGGTCTAGCTGGAGGTCATGGTGTTTCTCTCGGAGGACAGACAGGGCTCAGTGGTCTTGCTGGAGAACAGACAGGATTCACTGGTTTTGGTGGAGGCCAGGAAACCATTCTCGGCGGGAGTGGCCTCACTGGACTCAATGCAGGCCACGGCGCAGGACAGGGCGTCATTGCAGGGCAGGGTACTAGTCTTAGTGGAGGCCTAGGACATGGCTTCATAGGACAGCAAGGAGTTGGTCTTGTTGGAGGAAAGGGTACTCTTGGCACAGGGCCTGTAGTGGCACCAGTCAGTGGCCTGAGTGCTGGAAATGCAGGCTTTCTGGGAGGCAGTGGTGTGTCTGTCACAGGACTCGGTACTGGCATCGCTGGAAGCAGTGGTGGCTTAGTGACGCAAGGAAATGTTGGCTTGACTCAGTCACAGACACTTGGCGCAGCTCACGGTTTCGTTACAGGCCACTCTGGTTTCACTGGCACCCAGGGCGTGGGAAGCGGCGTCGTGACTGTGACCGGGGGCCAGACCGGCCTCGTTGGAGGACAAAATATCGGCCTGATCGGTGGACAAGACGTCAGGTTCCGCACCAACCCGGGCCTCACTCTGGTTAGCCACAAGAATATCGGTGATGATGACATCCATAATGTTGGTCtcggtaggaagaagaagattgacATCACCGTGGTGAGGGAAGACTTCGGTGGCGGCCATATTCTGGACGACGGCCACCATGGGAAGGGAGACATTGCCATCACCTTAGTGAAGGACGGCCATGTTGTGGGCGACGTCCTcgatggaaggaaaaacactGACATCACGGTGTCCAAGGGAGGCTTTGCAGGCGGGCGAGGAGTGTCCCTCCTGAGCGGCAGGAAACATTTCATCCACAACGGCGATGACCTGGACCACCGCGGCCACAGCCTCCACGGTGGTCGCGGCGTGACCATTATCAGGAGCAAGGACGGCCTGGGTGCCTTTGATAACCTGCGCGGCCTGGAGGTGGGCGGCCGCGACGTGTCCATCGTGCGGGGAAAGGGGCTGCACCGGGGCAGCCTGGAAGTAGTGAGGGGAGGCTTCAGGAAAGGTCTGCGTAGCCGAGTGGTGCCCGCAAAAGGTGTTCGCGTGACATCCAGCCTGGGGAGTCGCCACGGCCTGACCCAGGTCCACCCTAACAGCGGCAGGTCAACAATCAGCTTCAACCTGGGTCACGGGGGTCGCAGGAGCCACAAAGTCGGGAAGGGCGCCATCCTCCTTCACTAA